From the genome of Agrobacterium tumefaciens:
ACTTCCCTGGGCGCAACCGCTCCAGGAAATGTCTGGCCTGGATACCGGGTGCCTATGTGCGAACGCCTACACGAAAAAGAGGCCTTGCAGCAAGGCGTTTGTCCGATCCGTCAGGGCGTGACGCTGCCTGTGTGGATAGGGGCATGATCGCCAGCGAGCTTGCGCAGCCCATCGCCCTTGCCGATGCCTGTCAGATCGCGACCTGCAGCGGCGACGAATTTCATATATTCATAGAGCATGGTTCTCACCACGTCTGGCTCCACGAACCAGTTGGTGCGGGCAAGATCAGAGCTGATGACCGGGTAGGAGATGAATTCCGTTTGCGGGCTTGCACTACGCAACTCATGCAGGCTGCGGTGCATATGGTAGTTGTTGGTGACGACAACGACCGAGGCGTAACCGTGGTCGCGTATCCAGCTTGACGCCTCGTTGGCGTTGCCGATTGTGTCGATCGCCTTGTAACCCATATCCACGCAGCAAGTGAAAAGATCGGGAGACCCTTGCGTCATCCTGCGGATTTGCGCACGTGTCGTCGCCGGATTGACCCCGGAGATCAGCAACCGCTTGCCAACGCCGTCACGCAGCAGGCCGACGGCCTGTTCGATACGCTGGTAGCCCCCGGTCAACACGATGATTGCATCCGCTTTGGCGGACGCTGGCGGGCGCATCGACGCCACGGAATCGGCAAACCAGAGAAAACCGCCGAAAAGCGCGCCAAAGGCAATCACGCACAGCAATATGATGACCCGGACAAAACGGCGCAAAGGTCCACGCCGCGACAGCAGGTTGTTTCCTGCCCGATGCATGGTCGATGGGTCCTGGTCTGTCCGACTCACAAACATTCCTCATGAATACTCGCCGATTAAGGCAAGGAACAGGCATTTCTAGCCTTGGACGTATAAACGGCTTTGGGCGATATTCGTTCGTCCGAAGCGCTCTTCAGGAGGTCAATCCGTCGCTTTTCGACGGGTCGGAACGGACCCGGTCGATATCGTCTATGGTGCGAATGACGGTGATGCGTGCGGTGAGAGTCGTCAGAAGCGCAATGACCATCATGGTGGCGGCAATACCGAGGTATCCCCCCATGCCAACCGAGAACGATCCGAAAAGGGCGCTCGCCTGGTCGCTCTGTGGCGTTGCGACCGTGCTGGACTGCCAAAAGCCTGCGGCCAGAAAGACGAGTGCTGCAAGTGCGCTGCCTGCTGCCGATCCCTTCAGGCTGATCTTGAGGAAGTGCTTCTGGAATTCTCGCGCCACGAAGCTGCTCTCGGCGCCAACGAAATGGAGCACCTCGACGATATGCCTGTTGCCGGAGAGCGCACCGCGCGTGGCGAACACCACGGTCAGAACCATGGCGGTGAACACCAGTATCAATACGCCAAGGCCAATGCCGACGGTCGTGCGCGCCATAGAGACCAGCCGGTCGACCCAGGTTCGGTGGTCGTCCAGAAAGGCCTGCGGAATTTCCGTTTTCAGCATGTCGCGCATGGCCTGGAAATCGGGCGGGTTGTTCTCATCGATTGTGATGACGACGAGACGTGGAACTGGAAGCTCCGACAGGTTCAGACCCGAACCAAGCCAGGGTTCCAGAAGGCGCGATGTTGCGGCGTCATCGAGGATTGTTCCTTCGCGTGTGCCAACGAAGGTCAGCGCCAGATTGCGAGCCTTGTTCAGCGCCGCATTCATATCCAGGCCGTCCTCCGGCTTGAGCTGAATCGTGATCTCACGGGAAATCTGGCTCTGCCACGTCGCAGCCGTGGCCCGCACCATGGACACTGCACCAAGCGTAAGACAGGCAAGAAAAGCCATGATGGCGATGACGACCATCAATGCGTTGCCCTGGATGTTGGAGGGCGGCAGAATCGGCGCCATGGGGCGAATCCGCATCGGCGGTCGCTTCGGTGCGCCGGCTTCGGGTTTCAGCGGGGTGGGGTTCATCTCATTCATAGATGTCGAGCCGCCCTTCTGTAAGAATCATCCGGCGTGCGTTGATCTGGTCCATCAGGCCGAAATCATGGGTGGCGATGACAACTGCTGTCCCCAGTCGGTTGAGTTCAAGGAACAGGTTGAGCAGGCGTTTGGCCATCGGTGGGTCGACGTTGCCCGTCGGTTCGTCCGCAAGCAGGATCTCCGGCTGGTCCATCAGGGCACGGGCGATCGCGGCACGCTGTTTCTCGCCGCCGGACAGGATGGCGGGCAGCACATTGATGCGCTCACCGAGACCCACCCATTTCAGAAGTTCGATAACGTCATTGCGATAGGCGCTTTCTTCCTTGCCACGCACCCGCAATGGCAATGCCACGTTCTCGTAGGTCGTCAGATGGTCGAGGAGACGGAAATCCTGAAAGACAATGCCGACGCGGCGGCGAAGCATTGGCAATTCGTTGCGGGGGATGCGTGAAACATCGCGATTGAACATGCGGATGTTGCCGCGTGTCGGCTGGAGCGAAAGAAGAAGCAGGCGCAGAAGCGTGGTTTTGCCAGCACCGGACGGACCGGTCAGAAACTGGAACGACCCCTTGGGAATGTCGAACGTCATGTCTCTCAGGATCTCGGGACCCATTCCATAGCGTAACCCGACATTTTCGAAATGGATCAACGGACTTCCAGTCTCTTTGTTTCGTGATCTTTCGCCAGCATTGAATCACCCCTCCGGCTGCAGCCGTTTAACCGTATCGGCGAGCCCGGGCGAAGCATTTTTGCGAAGCATTAACCATTTAAATTTAAAACTTGGCAGGATTCGTTTCAATGCCCGTTTTTCAGGGCGGAAAACCTGACCAGGGGATTCCATGGGTATGTTCCGTTCATCGCGCCGCCAAGCGGCATTCGACTTCGACCTCCTGATGCCTGAAACGCCGGCACGGTCTGCATCGCGCCAGACCAGAGCCAAGCCTGAGGTGGTAGATGCGGAATTTGTCACCATCAAGGACACACGCGGCCGTACGCATGGAAATGACAATCGTGGTACAAAGGCTCGTCAGGACGTGGCTGGGCAGGTAACGGCTGCCGCTGTCATATTTGCCTTTGTCGGCTGGATTGATCGGAAATTGTCGCGTCTGTCTGTAGATGCCTACTCGGCGCTCGTGGCAACCCTCGCGATCCTCGTCTTCATCGGTGCCGGTGGCCTTTCCATGATTGCGCCAGAGCAGTCCGCCGTTGCCGCACCCGTCAGCCCCCTAGCGATATCTCATGTCTCCGTGACACCGCAGGATGCCGGCGGTATGGAAATCCTACTGATCAACGGTATAGTTGAAAACAACGGCCGGAACCTCGAAGCTGTGCCAGCGATCCGCGCTGATCTCTTCTCCGCCAAGGGGCAGCTTGTCGCCAGCATGGTCATTTCGCCCCCTGTTGAGGCGATCCAGGCGGCCAATAGTCATGGTTTTTCAGCAAAATTGCGCCATCCCGGTGGAAAAACGCCGCAGATCAAGCTTTCCTTCGTCGGGGCGGGTGCGTCCGACCGCTGACTGTGCTAACGGGTCTTGTCTTTTGACTGAACGGTAAAAGAGCAAGACGCAGCACAGGAGAAAGAATGCCCGTCGTCCGTGGAAAAAATATCGAGCCGCTTTACACCGCCGAGCAGATTGCCGAGCGCAATCGGGATATGGCGCAACGCATCGCAAACGGCCCGACCAAGGACTTGCTGGTCATTGCTGTCCTGAAAGGCTCGTTCATCTTTGCAGCCGACCTTATCCGTTCTTTGCATGACAGCGGTCTTGCGCCGGAAGTCGAGTTCATCACGCTTTCGAGCTATGGCGCCGGTACGGTTTCCCAAGGCGTCAGGATCGTTAAGGATATCGACAGCGACGTGAAGGATCGTGATGTTCTGCTGATCGACGATATTCTCGA
Proteins encoded in this window:
- a CDS encoding YdcF family protein, whose product is MFVSRTDQDPSTMHRAGNNLLSRRGPLRRFVRVIILLCVIAFGALFGGFLWFADSVASMRPPASAKADAIIVLTGGYQRIEQAVGLLRDGVGKRLLISGVNPATTRAQIRRMTQGSPDLFTCCVDMGYKAIDTIGNANEASSWIRDHGYASVVVVTNNYHMHRSLHELRSASPQTEFISYPVISSDLARTNWFVEPDVVRTMLYEYMKFVAAAGRDLTGIGKGDGLRKLAGDHAPIHTGSVTP
- a CDS encoding ABC transporter permease encodes the protein MNEMNPTPLKPEAGAPKRPPMRIRPMAPILPPSNIQGNALMVVIAIMAFLACLTLGAVSMVRATAATWQSQISREITIQLKPEDGLDMNAALNKARNLALTFVGTREGTILDDAATSRLLEPWLGSGLNLSELPVPRLVVITIDENNPPDFQAMRDMLKTEIPQAFLDDHRTWVDRLVSMARTTVGIGLGVLILVFTAMVLTVVFATRGALSGNRHIVEVLHFVGAESSFVAREFQKHFLKISLKGSAAGSALAALVFLAAGFWQSSTVATPQSDQASALFGSFSVGMGGYLGIAATMMVIALLTTLTARITVIRTIDDIDRVRSDPSKSDGLTS
- the ftsE gene encoding cell division ATP-binding protein FtsE; translation: MIHFENVGLRYGMGPEILRDMTFDIPKGSFQFLTGPSGAGKTTLLRLLLLSLQPTRGNIRMFNRDVSRIPRNELPMLRRRVGIVFQDFRLLDHLTTYENVALPLRVRGKEESAYRNDVIELLKWVGLGERINVLPAILSGGEKQRAAIARALMDQPEILLADEPTGNVDPPMAKRLLNLFLELNRLGTAVVIATHDFGLMDQINARRMILTEGRLDIYE
- a CDS encoding DUF3426 domain-containing protein; its protein translation is MFRSSRRQAAFDFDLLMPETPARSASRQTRAKPEVVDAEFVTIKDTRGRTHGNDNRGTKARQDVAGQVTAAAVIFAFVGWIDRKLSRLSVDAYSALVATLAILVFIGAGGLSMIAPEQSAVAAPVSPLAISHVSVTPQDAGGMEILLINGIVENNGRNLEAVPAIRADLFSAKGQLVASMVISPPVEAIQAANSHGFSAKLRHPGGKTPQIKLSFVGAGASDR
- the hpt gene encoding hypoxanthine phosphoribosyltransferase → MPVVRGKNIEPLYTAEQIAERNRDMAQRIANGPTKDLLVIAVLKGSFIFAADLIRSLHDSGLAPEVEFITLSSYGAGTVSQGVRIVKDIDSDVKDRDVLLIDDILESGRTLRFAKELLYERGARNVTIAVLLDKKVKRKEDLEADYVGFECPDYFVVGYGMDVAYAFRELPFVGVVTGDA